From the Kitasatospora atroaurantiaca genome, the window CTTGAGGGTGAGGGCTTTGGTCTGGAGCCAGGCGGTGAGGTAGTCGGCGACGGTCTGGTTGGGGTCGGCGCTGTAACCTCCGTCCTGGGCATCGAGGACCCGGCGGAGGGCCGCACGGGCGGCGTCCGCGGTGGCGAAGCCTCCGCGGCGCAGGGTGCGGCGCCGGCCGGGGGAGGGGAGGTCGACGGCGAAGGTCCAGGTGCCGTGGTCGGGGTCGGTGGCGAGGCGGGGGCAGTGGGCGCCGAACTGCTTGTGCTGCTGGTCGCGGCAGCCGCATCGGCGGTAGACGCTGCCGGTTCGGGCGGAGGAGCGCATGGTAATCGCATCCCGAAGTGGTGGTTGGCCTTGGTGGCGCTCTTAAGTCTGCGCTCACTGTGCGACCACCAGCGGTGATTCAGCGTCCTGACCTGCGAGGACCCCTTGTCGAGGCCACAAGTGCGCCGGGCGCCGGCGACAGTGGGCGGCAACGGCTTGTGAACCGCGACACCTCGCGGTCCTCGGCTCAGATGATCGCCATAGGAGACGCCCTATGGGAGAGGTCGGCCTCCTGGCGCAGTTCGAGGGCGACCAGCAGGTGGATCACCGCGTCCGCCCATGGCGACACCGCCGCGTTCGACTACAGGTACGGGCAGGAGCGGTACGGCTACTTCATGCGCCGCCTCGCCGATCTCCTGGCCCACCGGACCTTCTTCCTCCGCGCGATGGCCACGCGCGGCTGAGACCACCCTTGGCAGGGGAGTTACCGGGCCGCCGGCAGTCGAAGCCTGCCGGCGGCCTTCTGCGTGTCGGGTCAGAAGAAGGCTGATGCGGGTGTACCCGCCGTACGGGCAGGAGCGGCCTCACTCTTGGCGTGGGGTGTCACCCGGGCCGTCGGCAGTCGAGGGCCTGTCGGGGGCCTTCGGCGGGTCTGGCCAGAAGAATGTCCTGTCGTAGTCGGCGGCAACGAGGCGCCGGATCGCCTCGTCGAAGCCGTTGGCGACGCGCTGGAACCCGACGTCGCCGACGAGCAGGATGTCGCCGTTCTCCGCCAGGAGGACGGCTTCCTCGGTGACGAAGGCGGTGCCGACGATTGCGACCTCCTGGCCCAGGCGCCTGGCGAAGATGCCCAGGTTCCTCGGCGTCGCGTGGGCGGACTCCAGGGTCGGCT encodes:
- a CDS encoding SUKH-3 domain-containing protein, yielding MTDTHEREGVPALRAALAGAARIEVHPLDVEDACRQYAEDDYEVTDRLREFLAAWGELTVTWQFRERDVVLTTAVEPTLESAHATPRNLGIFARRLGQEVAIVGTAFVTEEAVLLAENGDILLVGDVGFQRVANGFDEAIRRLVAADYDRTFFWPDPPKAPDRPSTADGPGDTPRQE